One window of the Pseudomonas sihuiensis genome contains the following:
- the msbA gene encoding lipid A export permease/ATP-binding protein MsbA: protein MTDKHTTASPSSSLKIYLRLLGYVRPYIGMFLISILGYIIFASTQPMLAGILKYFVDGLSNPEVVLFPTVPYLRDLQLLQTVPLLIVLIAAWQGVGSFLGNYFLARVSLGLVHDLRIALFNSLMVLPNRYFDSHNSGHLISRITFNVTMVTGAATDAIKVVIREGLTIIFLFAYLLWMNWQLTLVMLAILPLIAVMVSSASKKFRKQSKKIQVAMGDVTHVASETIQGYRVVRSFGGETYESQRFTAASQDNTEKQLRMTKTGAVYTPMLQLVIYSAMAVLMFLVLLLRGDATAGDMVAYITAAGLLPKPIRQLSEVSSTIQKGVAGAESIFEQLDEVPEVDQGTIERERISGRLEVRNLSFQYPGAEKPVLSDISFTAEPGQMVALVGRSGSGKSTLANLIPRFYHHETGQILLDGVDVEQYKLRNLRRHIALVTQQVTLFNDSVASNIAYGDLAGAPREAIEQAVEAAYAKEFIDKLPQGLDTEVGENGVLLSGGQRQRLAIARALLKDASILVLDEATSALDTESERHIQAALDRVMEGRTTLVIAHRLSTIEKADMILVMDQGHIVERGTHDQLLAQNGFYARLHSMGLDEGAPLDIA, encoded by the coding sequence ATGACCGACAAGCACACCACTGCAAGCCCATCTAGCAGCCTAAAAATCTATCTCCGCCTGCTGGGTTACGTTCGCCCCTACATCGGCATGTTCCTGATCAGTATCCTGGGCTACATCATTTTTGCGTCGACCCAGCCGATGCTGGCAGGCATCCTCAAGTACTTTGTGGATGGCCTGTCCAACCCCGAGGTCGTGCTGTTTCCCACGGTGCCCTACCTGCGCGATCTGCAACTACTGCAGACGGTGCCCCTGCTCATCGTCCTGATCGCCGCCTGGCAGGGGGTTGGCTCCTTTCTGGGTAACTATTTCCTGGCCAGGGTCTCGCTGGGCCTGGTTCACGACTTGCGTATCGCACTGTTCAACAGCCTCATGGTGTTGCCGAACCGCTATTTCGACAGCCACAACTCCGGTCACCTGATCTCGCGCATAACCTTCAACGTCACGATGGTCACAGGAGCAGCGACGGATGCCATCAAGGTGGTTATCCGTGAAGGGCTGACCATCATCTTCCTGTTCGCCTACTTGCTGTGGATGAACTGGCAACTGACTCTGGTGATGCTGGCAATCCTGCCGCTGATCGCGGTGATGGTGAGCAGTGCCAGCAAGAAATTCCGCAAGCAGAGTAAGAAGATCCAGGTGGCGATGGGCGATGTCACCCATGTCGCTTCCGAGACGATCCAGGGGTATCGCGTGGTACGCAGCTTTGGCGGGGAGACCTACGAGTCCCAGCGTTTTACTGCTGCCAGCCAGGACAACACCGAGAAGCAGCTGCGCATGACTAAGACCGGCGCGGTGTACACGCCGATGCTGCAGCTGGTGATCTACAGCGCGATGGCGGTGTTGATGTTCCTGGTGCTGCTGCTGCGTGGCGACGCCACGGCGGGCGACATGGTTGCCTACATCACTGCAGCCGGCCTGCTGCCGAAGCCGATTCGCCAGCTTTCAGAGGTCAGTTCGACCATCCAGAAAGGTGTGGCGGGCGCCGAGAGCATCTTCGAGCAGCTCGATGAGGTGCCGGAGGTCGATCAGGGCACGATAGAGCGCGAGCGCATCAGTGGCCGACTGGAAGTCCGTAATCTCAGCTTCCAGTACCCGGGCGCGGAAAAACCTGTGCTCAGCGATATCAGCTTTACCGCTGAGCCCGGGCAGATGGTGGCATTGGTTGGGCGTTCCGGTAGCGGGAAATCGACCCTGGCCAATCTGATTCCCCGTTTCTACCATCACGAAACGGGTCAGATCCTGCTGGATGGGGTAGACGTCGAGCAATACAAATTGCGTAATCTGCGGCGTCATATTGCTCTGGTTACGCAGCAGGTCACTCTGTTCAATGACAGTGTGGCCAGCAATATTGCCTATGGCGACCTGGCCGGTGCTCCGCGTGAAGCGATTGAGCAGGCGGTCGAAGCGGCCTATGCCAAGGAGTTCATCGACAAGCTGCCGCAGGGGCTGGATACCGAGGTTGGCGAGAACGGCGTGCTGCTGTCAGGTGGCCAGCGCCAGCGCTTGGCAATTGCACGGGCTTTGCTCAAGGACGCATCGATCCTTGTTCTGGACGAAGCGACTTCGGCCCTTGACACTGAGTCCGAGCGGCATATCCAGGCCGCGCTGGATCGGGTCATGGAGGGCCGAACCACGTTGGTGATTGCACATCGTCTGTCGACCATCGAGAAGGCCGATATGATCCTGGTGATGGATCAGGGGCACATCGTCGAGCGCGGTACTCATGACCAGTTGCTGGCCCAAAACGGTTTCTACGCACGTTTGCACTCTATGGGGCTCGATGAAGGCGCGCCGCTGGATATCGCCTGA